One window of the Macaca thibetana thibetana isolate TM-01 chromosome 13, ASM2454274v1, whole genome shotgun sequence genome contains the following:
- the CDC42EP3 gene encoding cdc42 effector protein 3, translating into MPAKTPIYLKAANNKKGKKFKLRDILSPDMISPPLGDFRHTIHIGKEGQHDVFGDISFLQGNYELLPGNQEKAHLGQFPGHNEFFRANSTSDSVFTETPSPVLKNAISLPTIGGSQALMLPLLSPVTFNSKQESFGPAKLPRLSCEPVMEEKAQEKSSLLENGTDHQGDTSWGSSGSASQSSQGRDSHSSSLSEQYPDWPAEDMFDHPAPCELIKGKTKSEESLSDLTGSLLSLQLDLGPSLLDEVLNVMDKNK; encoded by the coding sequence ATGCCAGCCAAGACCCCAATTTACCTGAAAGCAGCCAAtaacaagaaaggaaagaaatttaaactgAGGGACATTCTGTCTCCCGACATGATCAGTCCCCCGCTTGGAGACTTTCGCCACACCATCCACATCGGCAAAGAGGGCCAGCACGATGTCTTtggagatatttcctttcttcaaGGGAACTACGAGCTTTTACCTGGAAACCAGGAGAAAGCACACCTGGGCCAGTTCCCTGGGCATAACGAGTTCTTCCGGGCCAACAGCACCTCGGACTCTGTGTTCACAGAAACACCCTCCCCGGTGCTCAAAAATGCCATCTCCCTCCCGACCATTGGAGGGTCCCAAGCTCTCATGCTGCCCTTATTGTCACCGGTGACATTTAATTCCAAACAGGAGTCCTTTGGGCCAGCAAAGCTGCCCAGGCTTAGCTGCGAGCCTGTCATGGAGGAAAAAGCTCAGGAGAAAAGCAGTCTGTTGGAGAATGGGACAGACCACCAGGGAGACACCTCGTGGGGCTCCAGCGGTTCTGCATCTCAGTCCAGCCAGGGCAGGGACAGCCACTCCTCCAGCCTGTCCGAACAGTACCCCGACTGGCCAGCTGAGGACATGTTTGACCATCCCGCCCCATGCGAGCTCATCAAGGGAAAGACTAAGTCAGAGGAGTCCCTCTCTGACCTTACAGGTTCCCTCCTCTCCCTGCAGCTTGATCTTGGGCCCTCACTTTTGGATGAGGTGCTGAATGTCATGGATAAAAATAAGTAA